In Streptomyces sp. NBC_01551, one DNA window encodes the following:
- a CDS encoding aminotransferase class IV, with product MRIWLDGALRDADDAKVSVLDHGLTVGDGVFETLKAQDGKLFALTRHLDRLTRSARGLGLPDPDLDEVRRACAAVLEANPVPLGRLRITYTGGLSPLGSDRGDTGPTLVVAVGATTRRPDTTAVITVPWVRNERSPLTGLKTTSYAENVVALAEANRAGASEALFANTVGQLCEGTGSNVFVVLDGELHTPPVASGCLAGITRALAVEWAGAKETDLPLDVLERAEEIFLTSTLRDVQAVHRVDGRTVTQAPGPVTAKAMRAFDERAAADIDP from the coding sequence GTGAGGATCTGGCTCGACGGAGCACTGCGGGACGCCGACGACGCGAAGGTGTCCGTGCTCGACCACGGGCTGACCGTGGGTGACGGCGTCTTCGAGACGCTGAAGGCGCAGGACGGGAAGCTCTTCGCGCTGACCCGCCACCTGGACCGGCTGACCCGCTCGGCGCGCGGCCTCGGGCTGCCCGACCCCGACCTCGACGAGGTCCGCCGCGCCTGCGCGGCCGTGCTGGAGGCCAACCCGGTACCGCTGGGCCGGCTCCGCATCACCTACACCGGCGGCCTGTCCCCGCTCGGCTCCGACCGGGGCGACACCGGCCCCACCCTCGTCGTCGCCGTCGGCGCGACCACCCGCCGCCCCGACACCACCGCCGTGATCACGGTGCCCTGGGTCCGCAACGAGCGCTCCCCGCTGACCGGCCTCAAGACCACCTCCTACGCCGAGAACGTGGTCGCGCTGGCCGAGGCGAACCGGGCGGGCGCCTCCGAGGCGCTGTTCGCCAACACCGTGGGGCAGCTCTGCGAGGGCACCGGCTCCAACGTGTTCGTCGTCCTCGACGGGGAACTGCACACCCCGCCCGTCGCCTCCGGCTGCCTCGCGGGCATCACCCGCGCCCTCGCCGTCGAATGGGCCGGGGCCAAGGAGACCGACCTGCCCCTCGACGTCCTGGAGCGGGCCGAGGAGATCTTCCTGACCTCCACCCTGCGCGACGTCCAGGCCGTCCACCGGGTCGACGGGCGGACCGTCACCCAGGCTCCCGGACCGGTCACCGCGAAGGCCATGCGCGCCTTCGACGAGCGCGCCGCGGCCGACATCGACCCGTGA
- a CDS encoding GNAT family N-acetyltransferase, producing the protein MTTTLRPSAPLQQSTGGGRSRPYEVRVNSRRVGALLIAADTAFGPTVGEIRGLAIDEPDRRRGRATVAALAAEEVLRGWGCRRVRVCVPAGSAGGLRMAEALGYTEHGRNMAKELPAEPPALSEGVRGRPMTPAEYEVWIAAARAAYAETWIGRGMSPQAAHAKSAADHDTQLPRGLATPGVSVCVLEAAGVPVGQVWVGPNGGDAYVYDVEVAAEHRGRGYGRDLMLLAERAALAGGGRTLALHVFAENTPALRLYESLGYRPTGINFAKELI; encoded by the coding sequence ATGACCACCACCCTGCGGCCGAGCGCGCCGCTTCAGCAGAGCACCGGCGGGGGGCGCTCGCGCCCGTACGAGGTCCGCGTCAACAGCAGGCGCGTCGGCGCCCTGCTGATCGCCGCCGACACCGCCTTCGGGCCGACGGTCGGCGAGATCCGCGGCCTGGCCATCGACGAGCCGGACCGGCGGCGCGGGCGCGCCACCGTCGCGGCGCTCGCCGCCGAGGAGGTGCTGCGCGGCTGGGGGTGCCGCCGGGTGCGCGTTTGCGTCCCGGCCGGGTCGGCGGGCGGGCTGCGGATGGCCGAGGCCCTCGGCTACACCGAGCACGGCCGCAACATGGCCAAGGAACTCCCGGCCGAGCCGCCCGCCCTCTCCGAGGGGGTACGGGGCCGCCCCATGACCCCGGCCGAGTACGAGGTCTGGATCGCCGCCGCGCGGGCGGCGTACGCCGAGACCTGGATCGGCCGGGGCATGTCACCGCAGGCCGCGCACGCGAAGTCGGCGGCCGACCACGACACCCAGCTGCCCCGGGGCCTGGCCACTCCCGGGGTGAGCGTCTGCGTCCTGGAGGCGGCCGGCGTGCCCGTCGGGCAGGTGTGGGTCGGGCCGAACGGCGGGGACGCGTACGTCTACGACGTCGAGGTCGCCGCCGAGCACCGCGGCCGGGGGTACGGCCGCGATCTGATGCTGCTGGCCGAACGCGCCGCCCTCGCCGGGGGCGGGCGCACGCTCGCGCTCCACGTCTTCGCGGAGAACACCCCGGCCCTGAGGCTGTACGAGTCCCTCGGCTACCGCCCGACGGGCATCAACTTCGCCAAGGAGCTGATCTGA
- a CDS encoding chorismate-binding protein, which yields MHDLLPLARFGGLLATDLRDVTSDPSALDSTGFWAVAADFEGGLVCARFGDVRPDPVPAPVPGAWRGPAADRWTSSLDRAAYVAGVRRIREHIAAGEVYQANLCRVMSAPLPRPAAADVDALTALLARGNPAPYAGTIRLPAHGVEIATASPELYLRRAGRHIESGPIKGTGRTAADLLPKDHAENVMIVDLVRNDLGRVCATGSVTVPELCAVEEHPGLVHLVSTVSGELADGAGWPELLAATFPPGSVTGAPKSSALRIIEALETAPRGPYCGGIGWVDADRGTAELAVGIRTFWIDRAAPGGPRLCFGTGAGITWGSDPDREWAETELKAARLLAVASGSGTHEAAGTPGVREPSGSGGTVR from the coding sequence GTGCACGACCTGCTTCCTCTGGCCCGCTTCGGCGGCCTCCTCGCGACCGACCTCCGAGACGTCACCAGCGATCCCTCCGCCCTCGACTCCACCGGGTTCTGGGCGGTGGCCGCGGACTTCGAAGGCGGTCTCGTCTGCGCGCGCTTCGGCGACGTCCGCCCCGATCCCGTGCCGGCGCCCGTGCCCGGCGCCTGGCGCGGCCCCGCCGCCGACCGGTGGACGTCCTCGCTCGACCGGGCCGCGTACGTCGCGGGCGTCCGCCGCATCCGCGAGCACATAGCCGCCGGCGAGGTCTACCAGGCCAACCTCTGCCGCGTGATGTCCGCGCCGCTGCCGCGACCGGCCGCCGCCGACGTCGACGCCCTCACGGCCCTGCTCGCCCGCGGCAACCCGGCCCCCTACGCCGGAACGATTCGGCTCCCGGCCCACGGCGTGGAGATCGCCACCGCCTCGCCCGAGCTGTACCTGCGCCGCGCCGGCCGGCACATCGAGTCCGGGCCCATCAAGGGCACCGGCCGCACCGCCGCGGACCTGCTCCCCAAGGACCACGCCGAGAACGTGATGATCGTGGACCTCGTCCGCAACGACCTCGGCCGGGTCTGCGCCACCGGCAGCGTCACCGTCCCGGAGCTGTGCGCCGTGGAGGAGCACCCGGGCCTGGTCCACCTCGTCTCCACCGTCAGCGGCGAACTCGCCGACGGGGCCGGCTGGCCCGAGCTGCTCGCCGCGACCTTCCCGCCCGGCTCCGTCACCGGCGCCCCCAAGTCCTCCGCCCTGCGGATCATCGAGGCCCTGGAGACCGCCCCGCGCGGCCCCTACTGCGGCGGCATCGGCTGGGTCGACGCGGACCGGGGCACGGCCGAGCTCGCCGTCGGCATCCGCACGTTCTGGATCGACCGCGCGGCCCCCGGCGGCCCCCGCCTCTGCTTCGGCACCGGCGCCGGGATCACCTGGGGCTCCGACCCCGACCGCGAATGGGCGGAGACCGAACTCAAGGCCGCCCGGCTGCTCGCGGTAGCGTCGGGCTCCGGGACCCACGAGGCCGCGGGGACCCCCGGGGTCCGTGAACCGAGTGGAAGTGGAGGGACCGTACGGTGA
- a CDS encoding zf-TFIIB domain-containing protein codes for MQCPKCHAMMHTYNRNGVQIEQCSGCRGIFLDYGELEALTRLESQYTAQYGQVPPPAAPPAPYPGQHAPAPAWGAPQHGHGHHGHHGHHKGGFGRMLFSS; via the coding sequence ATGCAGTGTCCGAAGTGTCACGCGATGATGCACACGTACAACCGCAACGGCGTCCAGATAGAGCAGTGCAGCGGCTGCCGCGGCATCTTCCTCGACTACGGCGAGCTGGAGGCGCTGACCCGCCTGGAGTCCCAGTACACCGCCCAGTACGGCCAGGTCCCGCCGCCCGCCGCGCCGCCCGCCCCGTACCCGGGCCAGCACGCCCCCGCCCCCGCCTGGGGAGCCCCGCAGCACGGCCACGGCCACCACGGTCACCACGGCCACCACAAGGGCGGCTTCGGCCGGATGCTGTTCTCCTCCTGA
- a CDS encoding DsbA family protein: MTDSVILDVWCELQCPDCHSALDDVRALRARYGDRLDIRLRHFPLEKHKHAFAAAQAAEEAVEQGQGWPYAEAVLARTAELAERGEPVLLDVARELGLDVEEFDTALIDGRHILIVDADQAEGKAIGVSGTPTYVIDGQRLDGGKSQEGLRARIEEIADRLLAG, encoded by the coding sequence ATGACCGATTCCGTGATCCTCGACGTCTGGTGCGAACTCCAGTGCCCGGACTGCCACAGCGCCCTCGACGACGTACGCGCCCTGCGGGCCCGCTACGGCGACCGGCTGGACATCCGGCTGCGCCACTTCCCGCTGGAGAAGCACAAGCACGCGTTCGCGGCCGCGCAGGCCGCCGAGGAGGCCGTGGAGCAGGGTCAGGGCTGGCCGTACGCGGAGGCCGTGCTGGCGCGGACCGCCGAGCTGGCCGAGCGCGGCGAGCCGGTGCTGCTGGACGTGGCGCGTGAACTGGGCCTGGACGTCGAGGAGTTCGACACGGCTCTGATCGACGGCCGGCACATCCTGATCGTGGACGCCGACCAGGCCGAGGGCAAGGCGATCGGCGTGAGCGGCACCCCGACGTACGTGATCGACGGCCAGCGCCTGGACGGCGGCAAGAGCCAGGAGGGCCTGCGCGCCCGCATCGAGGAGATCGCCGACCGCCTGCTGGCTGGCTGA